In Silene latifolia isolate original U9 population chromosome 3, ASM4854445v1, whole genome shotgun sequence, a single window of DNA contains:
- the LOC141647942 gene encoding ABC transporter C family member 8-like isoform X1, translating into MASLANLNGLLLSGICEGKLELSSSCIQRVIIDGVNLLYLLIFLLFILLSFLREQGQSSNRSNTIFRLTSICCLLLSLAYLVFGLLTLTSENRTDSSSHWLLYIVDSIIWLGLTVSLLVQRSIWVVILTSVWWAMFFLLVSALNITMIINKQQVQILDIIAWLVNGLLSLCAVKNLHNCITQKQVHTAESVPLLEEINPRKTKKPSFFSQIVFSWINPLLCAGYSKPLSAKDIPNLFPEDEACIAFQEFSQAWEELKVKPDLTNNGNLVMKALTKVYWKETVCVGVGALIRTMSVVVSPLLLYAFVNYSKLEDENLSEGLFLVGCTVFVKLVESISQRQWIFYSRRTGMRMRSALMVAIYQKQLKLSSLGRREHSTGEIVNYISVDAYRMGEFPWWFHTGWCSVIQVFLSIGVLLKVAGSGSLAGLVPLLICGILNVPFARLLQNCRSKITVAQDERLRATSEILTNMKLIKLQSWEGKFQEMVEQLRQKEYGWLKKLQYIRAGGTALYWMSPTIISSVIFLGCFVFDNAPLTADTIFTILATLRLMSEPVRMIPEVLSTTIQVLVSLKRINTFLLEDELINDQIQVSKRENSEAHVVIQAGCFSWEPESETLTLRNLYLDVRKGQKVAVCGPVGAGKSSLLHCILKEMPKISGQVAVVGSIAYVSQTAWIQSGTIRENILYGKQMDEDRYKKAIKVTALDKDISTFSHGDLTEIGQRGINMSGGQKQRIQLARAVYSDADIYLLDDPFSAVDAHTAAVLFHDCVMGALKHKTVILVTHQVEFLSEADTILVMRDGEVTQCGSYQELLTAGTAFEQLVTAHRNAVSTTFDSKSEAFSGGMPPKEEIEEALKVKTESSITGEKNKEFSTENLTAVQLTEDEEKEIGDVGWKPYLDYIFVSKGLSSLSLSILAQILFIGFQTGSTYWLAFGIRIPNITNLVLISIYAGISSLSIFFAFLRSFFSAQLGLKASKAFFNGLNNSIFKAPMHFFDSTPVGRIFTRVASDLSTLDIDIAFSLDFVMTGAIELIVIIVIMASVTWPVLIVGCLALAASRYVQGYYLASAREITRINGTTKAPLTNHAAETFLGVTTIRAFNMTDRFFRDFLELVDTDAKMFFYSKAASEWLVQRIEALQLVTLFTATLLLVMLPKGFIAPGLVGLSLSYALGLSMTHVFLTWWYCNLETYIISVERIKQFMHIEAEPPSIVLQNRPPSSWPYKGRIELQELQIRYRPNAPLVLKEVTCIFKEGSRVGIVGRTGSGKTTLISALFRLIEPQSGRILIDGLDISTIGLKDLRSKLSIIPQEPTLFKGSVRSNLDPLGLYSDQDIWKALEKCQLKETISNLPNQLDSSVSDEGQNWSAGQRQLFCLGRVLLKRNRILVLDEATASIDSKTDAILQRIIREEFAQCTVITVAHRVPTVIDSDMVMVLSFGRLVEYDEPSKLMETNSCFSKLVTEYWSSCKGISS; encoded by the exons ATGGCTTCCTTAGCAAACTTGAATG GATTACTGTTGTCAGGCATATGTGAAGGAAAACTGGAGTTAAGCTCTTCTTGCATTCAAAGAGTCATCATAGATGGAGTAAACTTACTTTACCTGCTTATCTTTCTGCTTTTCATCCTTTTAAGCTTCTTAAGAGAACAAGGACAATCAAGCAACAGAAGTAACACCATTTTTCGGTTGACTTCAATCTGTTGCCTGCTGTTGAGCCTAGCATACTTGGTTTTTGGTTTGCTTACCCTGACATCAGAAAACAGAACAGATTCCTCATCACATTGGCTTCTTTACATAGTTGATTCAATCATATGGTTAGGTTTGACAGTATCGTTGCTAGTTCAGAGATCAATATGGGTCGTAATTCTAACCTCAGTTTGGTGGGCAATGTTCTTTCTGCTTGTTTCAGCTCTGAACATTACAATGATCATAAACAAACAGCAGGTGCAAATCTTAGACATCATAGCTTGGCTGGTCAACGGTTTGCTGTCTTTATGCGCCGTTAAAAACCTGCATAATTGCATTACACAGAAACAAGTACATACAGCAGAGTCAGTGCCCCTACTAGAAGAAATAAATCCGAGAAAAACAAAAAAGCCAAGTTTTTTCAGCCAAATTGTATTTTCTTGGATCAATCCTTTACTTTGTGCAGGGTATTCGAAACCATTAAGTGCCAAAGATATCCCTAACTTGTTTCCGGAAGATGAAgcctgtattgcattccaggaaTTCAGCCAGGCATGGGAAGAGCTTAAGGTCAAGCCAGATTTAACAAATAATGGAAACTTGGTTATGAAGGCTTTAACCAAGGTATACTGGAAAGAGACCGTTTGTGTCGGGGTAGGAGCACTGATAAGGACAATGTCAGTTGTAGTTTCACCTCTACTATTATACGCATTTGTCAACTATTCGAAATTAGAGGACGAGAACCTAAGTGAAGGACTGTTCTTGGTCGGATGTACGGTTTTCGTGAAATTAGTGGAGTCGATATCCCAAAGGCAATGGATTTTTTATAGTAGAAGAACAGGAATGAGGATGAGATCAGCTCTAATGGTGGCAATTTaccaaaaacaactaaaactctCTAGCCTTGGAAGAAGAGAACATTCTACCGGTGAGATTGTAAATTACATTTCGGTGGACGCATATCGGATGGGTGAATTTCCATGGTGGTTTCACACTGGTTGGTGTTCTGTCATTCAGGTCTTTCTCTCCATTGGAGTCCTTCTAAAGGTAGCCGGGTCAGGGTCCCTAGCCGGCCTTGTCCCACTATTGATTTGCGGGATTCTCAATGTGCCCTTTGCTCGTCTCCTTCAGAATTGTCGGTCTAAGATTACAGTAGCTCAAGATGAGAGGCTCAGAGCAACATCAGAGATATTGACTAACATGAAACTAATAAAGTTACAGTCATGGGAAGGTAAGTTCCAAGAAATGGTGGAACAACTGAGACAAAAGGAATACGGATGGTTGAAGAAGTTACAGTATATTAGGGCTGGTGGAACTGCATTGTACTGGATGTCCCCCACTATAATATCTTCTGTCATCTTTTTAGGTTGTTTTGTTTTTGACAATGCCCCCTTGACTGCTGATACCATTTTTACCATCCTTGCTACACTAAGACTGATGTCAGAGCCTGTAAGAATGATCCCTGAAGTTCTCTCTACTACAATCCAGGTCTTGGTTTCTCTTAAAAGGATCAATACCTTTTTGCTTGAGGACGAGTTGATAAACGATCAGATACAGGTATCGAAAAGAGAAAATTCAGAAGCTCATGTGGTTATACAAGCAGGTTGTTTCAGCTGGGAACCAGAATCAGAAACTCTAACACTACGAAACCTATATTTGGATGTGCGGAAGGGACAAAAGGTTGCAGTTTGTGGACCAGTTGGAGCAGGAAAATCGTCGCTGCTGCATTGTATTTTAAAAGAAATGCCAAAAATCTCAGGACAG GTTGCTGTTGTTGGGTCCATTGCCTATGTTTCTCAAACTGCTTGGATACAAAGTGGAACAATTCGCGAGAACATACTTTATGGGAAGCAAATGGATGAAGATAGATATAAGAAGGCTATCAAAGTAACAGCTCTTGATAAAGATATAAGCACTTTCAGCCATGGTGATCTGACAGAGATTGGCCAGAGAGGAATCAACATGAGCGGAGGTCAGAAACAAAGAATTCAACTTGCAAGAGCCGTTTACAGTGATGCTGATATATATTTGCTTGATGACCCATTCAGTGCAGTAGACGCTCATACTGCAGCGGTTTTGTTTCAT GACTGTGTTATGGGTGCTTTGAAGCATAAAACAGTTATCCTAGTGACTCATCAAGTGGAGTTTCTTTCAGAAGCTGATACAATTTTG GTAATGAGAGACGGTGAAGTCACCCAATGTGGAAGCTATCAGGAGCTACTGACAGCAGGGACAGCATTTGAGCAACTGGTAACTGCTCACAGGAATGCAGTAAGCACAACTTTTGATTCCAAGAGTGAAGCTTTTAGTGGAGGAATGCCTCCGAAGGAAGAAATCGAGGAAGCCCTCAAAGTCAAAACAGAATCTTCTATCACTGGAGAAAAGAACAAGGAATTTTCTACTGAGAACTTAACAGCAGTTCAGCTGACAGAAGATGAAGAAAAAGAAATTGGGGATGTTGGGTGGAAGCCCTATTTGGATTACATCTTCGTCTCAAAGGGTCTATCTTCTTTGAGTCTAAGCATACTTGCACAAATCCTGTTTATTGGTTTTCAGACTGGTTCAACTTACTGGTTGGCCTTTGGTATTCGAATTCCTAATATCACTAATTTAGTCCTCATCTCCATTTATGCTGGAATTTCAAGTCTTAGCATATTCTTTGCGTTTCTGAGATCATTCTTTTCAGCTCAGCTAGGATTAAAAGCTTCAAAAGCTTTCTTCAATGGTCTCAATAATTCTATATTTAAGGCTCCTATGCATTTCTTTGACTCTACTCCTGTTGGACGGATTTTCACCCGT GTTGCATCAGATTTAAGCACATtagacattgacattgcattctccTTGGATTTCGTGATGACTGGCGCAATTGAGTTGATTGTCATAATTGTTATTATGGCATCGGTCACTTGGCCAGTCCTCATTGTGGGGTGTCTTGCTTTGGCTGCCTCTAGATATGTCCAG GGTTATTACCTAGCTTCTGCAAGGGAAATCACTAGGATCAATGGAACAACTAAAGCTCCACTGACGAATCATGCTGCAGAAACCTTTCTAGGGGTCACGACCATAAGAGCGTTCAACATGACTGACAGATTTTTCAGGGATTTCTTAGAGCTAGTAGACACAGACGCAAAGATGTTCTTCTATTCCAAAGCGGCCTCAGAATGGCTAGTCCAGAGGATAGAAGCCTTACAACTTGTGACACTGTTTACAGCTACGCTTCTCCTAGTTATGCTTCCTAAGGGTTTTATTGCACCAG GACTTGTGGGGCTCTCCCTTTCCTACGCTCTTGGTTTGTCAATGACTCATGTATTCCTGACATGGTGGTACTGCAACTTAGAAACCTACATCATCTCTGTAGAGAGGATCAAGCAATTTATGCACATTGAAGCTGAGCCACCTTCTATTGTCCTGCAAAATAGACCTCCATCTTCATGGCCCTACAAAGGAAGAATAGAACTTCAAGAGCTACAG ATAAGATACCGCCCAAATGCCCCCTTAGTTCTGAAGGAAGTCACTTGCATTTTCAAAGAAGGCTCTAGAGTAGGAATTGTGGGGAGAACAGGCAGTGGCAAAACTACTTTGATTAGCGCGTTGTTCCGATTAATAGAGCCCCAAAGTGGGAGAATTCTGATCGATGGACTCGACATCTCAACAATTGGTCTGAAGGATTTGAGATCAAAGCTGAGCATTATCCCTCAAGAACCAACTCTATTCAAAGGCAGTGTAAGGTCAAATTTAGACCCTCTTGGACTCTATTCTGACCAAGACATATGGAAG GCACTGGAGAAATGTCAGCTTAAAGAAACAATCAGCAATCTACCCAATCAACTAGATTCATCAG TGAGCGATGAAGGACAGAACTGGAGTGCTGGGCAGAGACAACTTTTCTGCCTAGGAAGAGTTTTACTGAAAAGGAACAGAATTTTAGTTTTAGATGAAGCAACGGCATCAATAGACAGCAAAACTGATGCCATCCTTCAGAGAATAATTAGAGAAGAATTCGCACAATGTACCGTGATAACAGTAGCTCATAGAGTTCCAACCGTGATAGACAGTGACATGGTCATGGTCCTATCCTTCG GGAGGCTAGTGGAGTATGATGAGCCGTCAAAGCTGATGGAGACTAATTCCTGTTTCTCCAAACTCGTTACCGAGTATTGGTCGAGCTGCAAAGGAATCTCCTCTTGA
- the LOC141647942 gene encoding ABC transporter C family member 8-like isoform X2, giving the protein MASLANLNGLLLSGICEGKLELSSSCIQRVIIDGVNLLYLLIFLLFILLSFLREQGQSSNRRYSKPLSAKDIPNLFPEDEACIAFQEFSQAWEELKVKPDLTNNGNLVMKALTKVYWKETVCVGVGALIRTMSVVVSPLLLYAFVNYSKLEDENLSEGLFLVGCTVFVKLVESISQRQWIFYSRRTGMRMRSALMVAIYQKQLKLSSLGRREHSTGEIVNYISVDAYRMGEFPWWFHTGWCSVIQVFLSIGVLLKVAGSGSLAGLVPLLICGILNVPFARLLQNCRSKITVAQDERLRATSEILTNMKLIKLQSWEGKFQEMVEQLRQKEYGWLKKLQYIRAGGTALYWMSPTIISSVIFLGCFVFDNAPLTADTIFTILATLRLMSEPVRMIPEVLSTTIQVLVSLKRINTFLLEDELINDQIQVSKRENSEAHVVIQAGCFSWEPESETLTLRNLYLDVRKGQKVAVCGPVGAGKSSLLHCILKEMPKISGQVAVVGSIAYVSQTAWIQSGTIRENILYGKQMDEDRYKKAIKVTALDKDISTFSHGDLTEIGQRGINMSGGQKQRIQLARAVYSDADIYLLDDPFSAVDAHTAAVLFHDCVMGALKHKTVILVTHQVEFLSEADTILVMRDGEVTQCGSYQELLTAGTAFEQLVTAHRNAVSTTFDSKSEAFSGGMPPKEEIEEALKVKTESSITGEKNKEFSTENLTAVQLTEDEEKEIGDVGWKPYLDYIFVSKGLSSLSLSILAQILFIGFQTGSTYWLAFGIRIPNITNLVLISIYAGISSLSIFFAFLRSFFSAQLGLKASKAFFNGLNNSIFKAPMHFFDSTPVGRIFTRVASDLSTLDIDIAFSLDFVMTGAIELIVIIVIMASVTWPVLIVGCLALAASRYVQGYYLASAREITRINGTTKAPLTNHAAETFLGVTTIRAFNMTDRFFRDFLELVDTDAKMFFYSKAASEWLVQRIEALQLVTLFTATLLLVMLPKGFIAPGLVGLSLSYALGLSMTHVFLTWWYCNLETYIISVERIKQFMHIEAEPPSIVLQNRPPSSWPYKGRIELQELQIRYRPNAPLVLKEVTCIFKEGSRVGIVGRTGSGKTTLISALFRLIEPQSGRILIDGLDISTIGLKDLRSKLSIIPQEPTLFKGSVRSNLDPLGLYSDQDIWKALEKCQLKETISNLPNQLDSSVSDEGQNWSAGQRQLFCLGRVLLKRNRILVLDEATASIDSKTDAILQRIIREEFAQCTVITVAHRVPTVIDSDMVMVLSFGRLVEYDEPSKLMETNSCFSKLVTEYWSSCKGISS; this is encoded by the exons ATGGCTTCCTTAGCAAACTTGAATG GATTACTGTTGTCAGGCATATGTGAAGGAAAACTGGAGTTAAGCTCTTCTTGCATTCAAAGAGTCATCATAGATGGAGTAAACTTACTTTACCTGCTTATCTTTCTGCTTTTCATCCTTTTAAGCTTCTTAAGAGAACAAGGACAATCAAGCAACAGAA GGTATTCGAAACCATTAAGTGCCAAAGATATCCCTAACTTGTTTCCGGAAGATGAAgcctgtattgcattccaggaaTTCAGCCAGGCATGGGAAGAGCTTAAGGTCAAGCCAGATTTAACAAATAATGGAAACTTGGTTATGAAGGCTTTAACCAAGGTATACTGGAAAGAGACCGTTTGTGTCGGGGTAGGAGCACTGATAAGGACAATGTCAGTTGTAGTTTCACCTCTACTATTATACGCATTTGTCAACTATTCGAAATTAGAGGACGAGAACCTAAGTGAAGGACTGTTCTTGGTCGGATGTACGGTTTTCGTGAAATTAGTGGAGTCGATATCCCAAAGGCAATGGATTTTTTATAGTAGAAGAACAGGAATGAGGATGAGATCAGCTCTAATGGTGGCAATTTaccaaaaacaactaaaactctCTAGCCTTGGAAGAAGAGAACATTCTACCGGTGAGATTGTAAATTACATTTCGGTGGACGCATATCGGATGGGTGAATTTCCATGGTGGTTTCACACTGGTTGGTGTTCTGTCATTCAGGTCTTTCTCTCCATTGGAGTCCTTCTAAAGGTAGCCGGGTCAGGGTCCCTAGCCGGCCTTGTCCCACTATTGATTTGCGGGATTCTCAATGTGCCCTTTGCTCGTCTCCTTCAGAATTGTCGGTCTAAGATTACAGTAGCTCAAGATGAGAGGCTCAGAGCAACATCAGAGATATTGACTAACATGAAACTAATAAAGTTACAGTCATGGGAAGGTAAGTTCCAAGAAATGGTGGAACAACTGAGACAAAAGGAATACGGATGGTTGAAGAAGTTACAGTATATTAGGGCTGGTGGAACTGCATTGTACTGGATGTCCCCCACTATAATATCTTCTGTCATCTTTTTAGGTTGTTTTGTTTTTGACAATGCCCCCTTGACTGCTGATACCATTTTTACCATCCTTGCTACACTAAGACTGATGTCAGAGCCTGTAAGAATGATCCCTGAAGTTCTCTCTACTACAATCCAGGTCTTGGTTTCTCTTAAAAGGATCAATACCTTTTTGCTTGAGGACGAGTTGATAAACGATCAGATACAGGTATCGAAAAGAGAAAATTCAGAAGCTCATGTGGTTATACAAGCAGGTTGTTTCAGCTGGGAACCAGAATCAGAAACTCTAACACTACGAAACCTATATTTGGATGTGCGGAAGGGACAAAAGGTTGCAGTTTGTGGACCAGTTGGAGCAGGAAAATCGTCGCTGCTGCATTGTATTTTAAAAGAAATGCCAAAAATCTCAGGACAG GTTGCTGTTGTTGGGTCCATTGCCTATGTTTCTCAAACTGCTTGGATACAAAGTGGAACAATTCGCGAGAACATACTTTATGGGAAGCAAATGGATGAAGATAGATATAAGAAGGCTATCAAAGTAACAGCTCTTGATAAAGATATAAGCACTTTCAGCCATGGTGATCTGACAGAGATTGGCCAGAGAGGAATCAACATGAGCGGAGGTCAGAAACAAAGAATTCAACTTGCAAGAGCCGTTTACAGTGATGCTGATATATATTTGCTTGATGACCCATTCAGTGCAGTAGACGCTCATACTGCAGCGGTTTTGTTTCAT GACTGTGTTATGGGTGCTTTGAAGCATAAAACAGTTATCCTAGTGACTCATCAAGTGGAGTTTCTTTCAGAAGCTGATACAATTTTG GTAATGAGAGACGGTGAAGTCACCCAATGTGGAAGCTATCAGGAGCTACTGACAGCAGGGACAGCATTTGAGCAACTGGTAACTGCTCACAGGAATGCAGTAAGCACAACTTTTGATTCCAAGAGTGAAGCTTTTAGTGGAGGAATGCCTCCGAAGGAAGAAATCGAGGAAGCCCTCAAAGTCAAAACAGAATCTTCTATCACTGGAGAAAAGAACAAGGAATTTTCTACTGAGAACTTAACAGCAGTTCAGCTGACAGAAGATGAAGAAAAAGAAATTGGGGATGTTGGGTGGAAGCCCTATTTGGATTACATCTTCGTCTCAAAGGGTCTATCTTCTTTGAGTCTAAGCATACTTGCACAAATCCTGTTTATTGGTTTTCAGACTGGTTCAACTTACTGGTTGGCCTTTGGTATTCGAATTCCTAATATCACTAATTTAGTCCTCATCTCCATTTATGCTGGAATTTCAAGTCTTAGCATATTCTTTGCGTTTCTGAGATCATTCTTTTCAGCTCAGCTAGGATTAAAAGCTTCAAAAGCTTTCTTCAATGGTCTCAATAATTCTATATTTAAGGCTCCTATGCATTTCTTTGACTCTACTCCTGTTGGACGGATTTTCACCCGT GTTGCATCAGATTTAAGCACATtagacattgacattgcattctccTTGGATTTCGTGATGACTGGCGCAATTGAGTTGATTGTCATAATTGTTATTATGGCATCGGTCACTTGGCCAGTCCTCATTGTGGGGTGTCTTGCTTTGGCTGCCTCTAGATATGTCCAG GGTTATTACCTAGCTTCTGCAAGGGAAATCACTAGGATCAATGGAACAACTAAAGCTCCACTGACGAATCATGCTGCAGAAACCTTTCTAGGGGTCACGACCATAAGAGCGTTCAACATGACTGACAGATTTTTCAGGGATTTCTTAGAGCTAGTAGACACAGACGCAAAGATGTTCTTCTATTCCAAAGCGGCCTCAGAATGGCTAGTCCAGAGGATAGAAGCCTTACAACTTGTGACACTGTTTACAGCTACGCTTCTCCTAGTTATGCTTCCTAAGGGTTTTATTGCACCAG GACTTGTGGGGCTCTCCCTTTCCTACGCTCTTGGTTTGTCAATGACTCATGTATTCCTGACATGGTGGTACTGCAACTTAGAAACCTACATCATCTCTGTAGAGAGGATCAAGCAATTTATGCACATTGAAGCTGAGCCACCTTCTATTGTCCTGCAAAATAGACCTCCATCTTCATGGCCCTACAAAGGAAGAATAGAACTTCAAGAGCTACAG ATAAGATACCGCCCAAATGCCCCCTTAGTTCTGAAGGAAGTCACTTGCATTTTCAAAGAAGGCTCTAGAGTAGGAATTGTGGGGAGAACAGGCAGTGGCAAAACTACTTTGATTAGCGCGTTGTTCCGATTAATAGAGCCCCAAAGTGGGAGAATTCTGATCGATGGACTCGACATCTCAACAATTGGTCTGAAGGATTTGAGATCAAAGCTGAGCATTATCCCTCAAGAACCAACTCTATTCAAAGGCAGTGTAAGGTCAAATTTAGACCCTCTTGGACTCTATTCTGACCAAGACATATGGAAG GCACTGGAGAAATGTCAGCTTAAAGAAACAATCAGCAATCTACCCAATCAACTAGATTCATCAG TGAGCGATGAAGGACAGAACTGGAGTGCTGGGCAGAGACAACTTTTCTGCCTAGGAAGAGTTTTACTGAAAAGGAACAGAATTTTAGTTTTAGATGAAGCAACGGCATCAATAGACAGCAAAACTGATGCCATCCTTCAGAGAATAATTAGAGAAGAATTCGCACAATGTACCGTGATAACAGTAGCTCATAGAGTTCCAACCGTGATAGACAGTGACATGGTCATGGTCCTATCCTTCG GGAGGCTAGTGGAGTATGATGAGCCGTCAAAGCTGATGGAGACTAATTCCTGTTTCTCCAAACTCGTTACCGAGTATTGGTCGAGCTGCAAAGGAATCTCCTCTTGA